From the Actinopolymorpha singaporensis genome, the window CGCCGCGGCCGGGATGGTCGGCTCGCGGATGGCTGCTTCATCCGGGGGGGATGGACGTTGCCTGGCGAAAGCTCTACATGCCTGCCTGCGCTGGACGTGAGCCGCCGGTGTTCCCATGGCTCGGCGCAGAGCGCGCTCAACCACAGGATGCCGACACTCAAACAATTCCTCTCGGGCCGGGAGCCACGGGAGGACGGGAATGGCTGAGGAATCCATGCCCAACGCGGGCGTGGGCGAAAACGGTGCTGTCGTCGGCGCGCGTTGGGTAATGGGGTTTCACGGTGCAGTCGGCGGATCGACCTTCGAGGCGGGCCAATTCGCGTCATTACGAGAGGTCGCGCTTTCACGACGGTCGATGGGGTTCGGGCGCATCGATGTGCTTACCGAACTGCCCGGGAGATCGGGGTGGGTGACGCCGACAAGTGGCAGTGGTGCGGTGCACGCAGGGTCCGGAAGGAGCCGTGTCGGGGACGAGCTGGGCCCGTTGGTCAGTGGGCAAGCGTACCGAGAAGCGCCTCGCGCTGCCGAAGAGACAATTCCGAGCAGAAGCTCCGGTGAGTCTCTGGCTGCCTATCTGGATCGCCGACTGGCCGACGCGCCCTACGTGTATCTGCCGAACCGCGGCCGTGCGTACGCCATTTCCAAGCGGCTCATCGATCTGGTCGGTGCAGCAATTCTGCTGCTGGTCAGTGCGCCGATCATGATCGCACTGGCGATTCTGATCCGACTTGACTCACCCGGTCCGGCCATATTTCGGCAGACCCGGGTGACCCGGGGTGGCCGCGTGTTCACCTTCTTCAAGTTCCGCACCATGTACGTTGATGCCCGAGAGCGGTTTCCGGAGCTCTATCGATACCACTTGAGTGAGGACCGCCGGGACAACACGTATTACAAACTGGCAGATGATCCGCGCAACACCAGGGTTGGCCGCTGGTTGCGCCGGACGACTCTCGACGAGCTCCCCAACCTGTTCAACGTGTTACGCGGAGAAATGAGCCTGGTGGGGCCGCGTCCCGACCTTCCGGAACTCGTGGTCTTCTACCGTCCGGAGGAGTTGGCCTGCCTGTTCACCAAAGCCGGGCTTACCGGCTTGGCACAGGTGGCCGGCCGCAGCTTCCTGACGATCCGTGAGCGCCTGACCCTGGACATGCGCTACGTGGCGCAGCAGACGCTCATGCTGGACCTGAGGATTCTCTGGCGCACCGTCATCGTCGTCCTGCTCGGACGTGGGGCCTTCTGATGGCGGCGGACGTCCCGGACGGTGACTTCGCGCATCGGAAAGCCTCCGGCATCGACGTGGTGATCTGTACTTACCGCAGCAGCGCGCACATCCTGGCCTGCTTGGACAGCCTACGGGCGAGCACGTCGGTCAGCTCGACGACAGTCGTCGACAACGCGTCGGACGACGGAACGAGCGAACTGGTGGCCGACCACTGCGCATCGGCCCAGGTGGTCCGGATGGGTTACAACGCCGGCTTCGCACGCGCCGTGAACCGAGGACTCCGTGTCGGCAACTCGCGATATGTCTTCGTGCTCAACCCTGACACGGTGGTCGAAGAGGGCACCCTGCAGACGTTGCTGGAATTCGCGGAGCTGCACACGGACGCCGGCGTGGTGGCACCTCGGCTGGTGTACGGCGACGGACGCGACCAGCTGACCGCGCGCGCCTTTCCGGCGGCGGCGGCAGGCCTGTTCGGGCGCAGGTCTCCGCTGACCCGCCTGATGCCGAACAACAGGTGGTCGGCCAGGTACCTCTCCGAGCGGCGGCACACCGGTGCGACCCCGTTCGAGGTCGACTGGGTGTCCGGAGC encodes:
- a CDS encoding sugar transferase encodes the protein MAEESMPNAGVGENGAVVGARWVMGFHGAVGGSTFEAGQFASLREVALSRRSMGFGRIDVLTELPGRSGWVTPTSGSGAVHAGSGRSRVGDELGPLVSGQAYREAPRAAEETIPSRSSGESLAAYLDRRLADAPYVYLPNRGRAYAISKRLIDLVGAAILLLVSAPIMIALAILIRLDSPGPAIFRQTRVTRGGRVFTFFKFRTMYVDARERFPELYRYHLSEDRRDNTYYKLADDPRNTRVGRWLRRTTLDELPNLFNVLRGEMSLVGPRPDLPELVVFYRPEELACLFTKAGLTGLAQVAGRSFLTIRERLTLDMRYVAQQTLMLDLRILWRTVIVVLLGRGAF
- a CDS encoding glycosyltransferase family 2 protein, with the translated sequence MAADVPDGDFAHRKASGIDVVICTYRSSAHILACLDSLRASTSVSSTTVVDNASDDGTSELVADHCASAQVVRMGYNAGFARAVNRGLRVGNSRYVFVLNPDTVVEEGTLQTLLEFAELHTDAGVVAPRLVYGDGRDQLTARAFPAAAAGLFGRRSPLTRLMPNNRWSARYLSERRHTGATPFEVDWVSGAAMLLPRCVIDEVGGLDEGFFLFWEDADWCRRIKDAGYKVWCVPSAVVVHHEGGSRGFGWNSLTIRSFHRGAYRYWCKHHAPQVWNPLRWVAGTLLAGRAAALLARSRLSAPARSTDRRPETAERRRLVP